A part of Marinomonas rhizomae genomic DNA contains:
- a CDS encoding beta-ketoacyl synthase: MARLPVIVGFGGINSAGRTSSHQAYRRIVFDLLPSTIQQDVLLDLATITNMAEHKNGLWYTNGGETLDAAALVDSIGESLLARTLIRRIHPSLFDVDRVILHKSTTLQSNKSEEKLSFTIKTRSLPNDRPTNWQVTELSDNLSEVVVDGNLEAFIKDTRALSVKAAGQLPTGFDPSKLYQSRNHPRGLQMTVYGASDALKSSGIDWETIRSKVAPDQMAVYAANSIGQMDDLGFGGMLKSALMGKRTTSKHLPLGYAQMPADFVNAYLLGSVGNVGTAIGACATYFFNLEKAIDGIKTGKFRVAMVGGSDAPITPEIIEGFRTMGALAEDTALLALDQITNQEEPDHTRSCRPFAQNCGFTIGESSQWTLLMDDELAIELGAEIFGAIPAVFSHADGHKKSISAPGIGNYLTMSKAMAYLQNIIGNDGLTQRTFIQAHGTSTPQNRITESHVLSKAATSFGATEMPVVAMKAFLGHSQGTAGGDQLHLSLGVWKDGILPGITTSHAVADDVYQEGLKFQLKHEAYGKDYFDAALLNSKGFGGNNATAVLLSPLQTMKMLKKRYSAEQMSTYQAKNVDIIATAEEYNQSAIRGETLPIYKFGFNVLGGEELDISDQEIRLPGYDMPVNLNIENEFSDLK; this comes from the coding sequence TTGGCCCGTTTACCTGTTATTGTTGGCTTTGGCGGAATCAATTCGGCTGGTCGTACTTCGTCACATCAAGCATATCGCCGCATTGTCTTTGATCTTCTTCCAAGCACAATCCAGCAGGATGTTTTACTCGATCTTGCCACTATTACGAATATGGCTGAACACAAAAACGGCCTCTGGTACACCAATGGTGGAGAAACCCTAGACGCTGCCGCACTTGTCGACAGCATTGGAGAATCTCTTCTTGCTCGCACTTTGATTCGTCGCATCCACCCTAGTTTATTTGACGTTGACCGTGTCATTTTGCACAAATCCACCACTTTGCAATCCAACAAAAGCGAAGAAAAACTTAGCTTTACAATAAAAACACGCTCTCTTCCAAATGATCGACCAACGAACTGGCAGGTAACCGAGCTTTCAGACAACCTAAGCGAAGTCGTGGTTGATGGTAATTTAGAAGCCTTCATAAAAGACACTCGTGCGCTCTCTGTAAAGGCAGCAGGGCAACTACCTACCGGTTTCGATCCATCTAAACTATACCAAAGCAGAAACCACCCTCGCGGTTTACAAATGACAGTTTATGGTGCGTCAGACGCTTTAAAAAGTAGTGGTATTGATTGGGAAACGATTCGCAGTAAAGTTGCTCCAGATCAAATGGCGGTATACGCAGCCAACTCAATTGGTCAAATGGACGACTTAGGCTTTGGCGGTATGCTCAAGTCCGCTCTAATGGGAAAGCGTACAACATCAAAACACTTGCCTCTTGGCTATGCTCAAATGCCCGCAGACTTTGTAAACGCTTATCTTTTAGGCAGTGTCGGCAATGTCGGAACCGCAATTGGCGCCTGTGCAACGTATTTTTTTAACCTAGAAAAAGCCATAGATGGCATCAAAACAGGGAAATTTCGTGTCGCCATGGTTGGTGGCAGCGATGCTCCGATCACCCCTGAAATTATCGAAGGTTTTAGAACGATGGGGGCATTAGCTGAAGATACCGCCTTACTCGCTCTCGACCAAATAACAAACCAAGAAGAACCAGATCACACTCGTAGTTGTCGACCATTTGCTCAAAACTGCGGTTTTACCATTGGTGAGTCTAGTCAATGGACTCTTCTTATGGATGATGAGCTTGCCATTGAACTAGGTGCAGAAATATTTGGTGCTATTCCTGCCGTTTTCTCTCACGCAGATGGCCATAAAAAATCCATATCAGCTCCAGGAATCGGCAACTATTTGACCATGAGTAAAGCCATGGCCTACCTGCAAAACATAATAGGCAATGACGGCTTAACACAACGTACTTTCATTCAAGCACATGGTACAAGCACGCCACAAAACCGCATTACCGAATCTCATGTACTAAGCAAAGCAGCAACAAGTTTTGGCGCAACTGAAATGCCCGTTGTAGCAATGAAAGCTTTCCTTGGACACTCCCAAGGTACGGCAGGTGGTGATCAACTTCACCTATCCTTAGGGGTATGGAAAGATGGCATCCTGCCTGGGATCACAACATCACACGCTGTTGCCGATGATGTTTATCAAGAAGGCTTAAAGTTCCAACTTAAACACGAAGCCTACGGAAAAGACTATTTTGATGCAGCACTACTAAACTCAAAAGGTTTCGGTGGCAACAATGCTACAGCCGTTTTGCTATCTCCACTGCAAACTATGAAAATGCTGAAAAAACGTTATAGCGCAGAGCAAATGAGTACTTACCAAGCGAAAAACGTTGATATTATTGCGACAGCAGAAGAATACAACCAATCCGCCATTCGCGGTGAAACCCTTCCTATCTATAAGTTTGGGTTTAACGTGTTAGGCGGTGAAGAACTCGATATCAGTGATCAAGAAATCCGCTTGCCTGGTTACGATATGCCGGTAAATCTTAATATAGAAAATGAGTTTAGCGATTTAAAATAA
- a CDS encoding LysR family transcriptional regulator: MDKLQAMKVFCRVYEAESFKLASDSLGISRPMVTRYINSIEEELGTKLLQRNTRNISITHAGRKYYQHCVAILDAIEEAESEIGDLTQKPKGLLKISVPMDFGLSYVVPLLDDFSRIYPEIELDVDFSDKRVDMTESGVDIAIRGGDLGGDQFVARPLCYSKGYVCASPEYIAKHGGLDCIDNLADHSCLLYSNALSPNRWTLTNDKGISQTMSVSGSFVVNNGGALTRFALAGLGIIYQPDFLLAKYIASGELVNLLPHYQGYEICFYAIYPQRKLMSRKTRLLLDFLQERLANTKF; encoded by the coding sequence ATGGATAAGCTGCAAGCAATGAAGGTATTTTGCCGTGTTTATGAGGCGGAGAGCTTTAAATTAGCCAGTGACTCTTTAGGCATTTCTCGGCCAATGGTAACTCGTTATATAAATTCCATAGAGGAAGAATTAGGGACTAAACTCTTGCAGCGAAATACACGCAATATCAGTATTACTCATGCTGGGCGTAAGTATTATCAACACTGTGTTGCGATTCTTGATGCGATTGAGGAAGCAGAAAGTGAAATAGGTGACTTAACACAAAAGCCAAAAGGGCTTTTGAAAATAAGTGTGCCTATGGATTTCGGTCTATCGTATGTTGTGCCATTATTAGATGATTTTAGCCGTATATACCCTGAAATTGAGTTGGATGTGGATTTCAGTGATAAGCGTGTTGATATGACTGAATCTGGTGTGGATATAGCCATCCGAGGTGGTGATTTAGGTGGAGATCAGTTCGTCGCACGTCCTTTGTGTTATTCCAAAGGGTACGTGTGTGCGTCGCCTGAATACATTGCAAAGCATGGCGGCCTTGATTGCATCGATAATTTAGCTGACCACTCCTGTCTTTTATACAGCAACGCGCTGTCGCCAAATCGCTGGACCTTGACGAATGACAAAGGTATCTCTCAGACAATGTCTGTTTCTGGATCTTTTGTTGTCAATAATGGTGGGGCTTTGACACGCTTTGCTTTAGCTGGTTTAGGAATAATTTATCAGCCTGACTTTTTGCTAGCTAAATACATTGCCTCAGGTGAATTGGTGAACTTATTGCCTCACTATCAAGGCTACGAAATATGCTTTTATGCTATCTACCCGCAGCGCAAACTGATGTCTAGGAAGACTCGATTATTATTGGATTTTTTACAAGAAAGGCTGGCCAATACAAAATTTTAA
- a CDS encoding TatD family hydrolase: MFIDSHCHLDFDVFDEQRDSLMQRCRENKVGGFLVPATTFSSWSKLERLSKRYPEWRAAYGLHPYFLKESLLEQIDFLAEQCDSRRVVAVGEIGLDCWPSSVDMKIQLEFFSRQLKIAKSLKIPVILHARKSYDLVFKCLREVGFSDGGIVHAFNGSLEQAKRFIDQGFVLGIGGTVTYPRAKKAHRVLAALSDSAFVLETDSPDMPLHGYQGQNNTPLSIPLIAHSVAAIRRESVEQIAVQTYDNLLRVFPKWNEDLL; the protein is encoded by the coding sequence AGCGCTGTCGAGAAAATAAAGTGGGCGGCTTTTTGGTGCCTGCGACGACCTTTTCTAGTTGGTCAAAGCTAGAAAGATTGAGTAAGCGTTATCCTGAATGGCGTGCTGCCTATGGTTTACATCCTTATTTTTTAAAAGAGTCTTTGCTAGAGCAGATCGATTTTCTCGCTGAACAGTGTGATTCGCGTAGAGTAGTTGCGGTGGGGGAAATAGGGTTAGATTGTTGGCCTAGTTCTGTCGATATGAAAATTCAGTTAGAGTTCTTCTCTCGCCAGCTAAAAATTGCTAAATCATTGAAAATACCAGTTATTTTGCATGCTAGAAAAAGTTATGATTTGGTGTTTAAGTGCCTTCGAGAGGTGGGGTTTAGTGATGGCGGCATTGTTCATGCCTTTAATGGCAGTCTTGAACAAGCTAAGCGATTTATAGATCAGGGTTTTGTATTAGGAATTGGCGGTACAGTGACGTATCCGAGGGCTAAAAAAGCTCATAGGGTATTGGCGGCACTTAGTGATAGTGCGTTTGTCCTTGAAACAGATTCACCTGATATGCCACTACATGGTTATCAGGGGCAAAATAATACGCCACTTTCTATTCCTCTTATTGCCCATTCTGTTGCCGCGATAAGGAGGGAGAGCGTGGAGCAGATAGCAGTGCAGACATATGATAACCTATTAAGGGTTTTTCCTAAGTGGAACGAGGACTTGCTTTGA
- a CDS encoding YceI family protein, giving the protein MKAITISALMLASSLTMAADYKIDPAHSGVVFKVGHLGVSTTVGRFNEFEGNFEYAEDGKSGSASLTIKADSIDTNHDARDKHLRSPDFLDVKQFPTLTFNSTKFEGDTLTGDLTIHGITKPVSFDVKKIGEGKDPWGGYRAGFEATTVIQRSDFGVTYFIPGVTDKTEIEVYVEGIRQ; this is encoded by the coding sequence ATGAAAGCAATTACTATCAGTGCATTAATGCTTGCATCAAGCCTAACGATGGCAGCAGATTACAAAATTGATCCAGCTCACTCTGGAGTTGTATTTAAAGTCGGTCATTTGGGTGTGAGCACAACAGTTGGTCGCTTTAATGAATTCGAAGGCAACTTTGAATACGCTGAAGACGGAAAATCAGGCAGCGCTTCACTAACAATCAAAGCGGACAGCATCGACACTAACCATGATGCCCGCGACAAACATCTTCGTAGTCCAGATTTTTTAGATGTTAAACAATTTCCTACGTTGACATTCAACAGCACTAAGTTTGAGGGCGATACGTTAACTGGAGACCTGACAATACACGGCATAACAAAGCCAGTTAGCTTCGATGTTAAAAAGATCGGGGAAGGCAAAGATCCATGGGGAGGTTACCGCGCAGGTTTTGAAGCAACAACCGTTATTCAACGCAGTGATTTTGGCGTAACTTACTTTATCCCTGGCGTAACAGATAAAACAGAAATTGAAGTCTACGTGGAAGGCATTCGCCAGTAA
- a CDS encoding SDR family oxidoreductase has product MNNTQDINAPIRILLLGSGTEVGSSLLLLSEAKTEFEWLCPEESLLLDVERRAELDDMQFDVIVDALSLRYALQSDYGKFQSTLRYLSEQAGAPLIMISSARVFSGNKDAAYAETDVPDSLEPYAKALIEAESVVLSSPNNIVLRTGWLFSGKGDDFVCRTLGLIQDGVNLAYKDDLIGSPTPVSDLVRVILSMVNQGHYGAQNKGVYHYCCAEEISWIRLVEAILATSSQFDPKAQVEVEAIGDSFPEVQEASTMKRQSLSCRKIFNHFGIKQRPWRSKLRSLVKELYQAS; this is encoded by the coding sequence TTGAATAACACACAAGATATTAATGCCCCGATTCGTATTCTTCTTTTGGGAAGTGGGACAGAAGTCGGTTCGTCATTGTTGCTGCTTTCTGAAGCAAAAACTGAATTTGAATGGCTGTGTCCAGAAGAGTCGCTTTTGCTAGATGTTGAAAGAAGAGCAGAGTTAGATGATATGCAGTTTGACGTGATTGTTGATGCGTTAAGTTTGCGCTATGCACTACAAAGTGATTATGGGAAATTTCAATCTACTTTACGCTATTTGAGCGAACAAGCTGGTGCGCCATTAATTATGATTAGTAGTGCTAGAGTATTTTCAGGCAATAAAGACGCCGCTTATGCCGAGACGGATGTGCCAGATAGTTTAGAGCCTTATGCAAAGGCTTTAATTGAAGCTGAGTCTGTTGTATTGAGTAGCCCTAATAATATTGTGTTAAGAACAGGGTGGCTATTTAGTGGCAAAGGAGATGATTTTGTCTGTAGGACACTTGGTTTGATTCAGGATGGCGTTAATCTTGCTTACAAAGATGACCTAATTGGCAGTCCGACACCTGTATCTGATTTGGTCAGGGTGATTTTATCCATGGTTAACCAAGGGCATTATGGTGCTCAAAATAAAGGTGTTTACCATTATTGTTGTGCAGAAGAAATTAGCTGGATTCGACTGGTTGAGGCAATTCTAGCCACTTCTAGCCAGTTTGATCCGAAAGCACAAGTAGAGGTGGAGGCAATTGGCGATTCGTTTCCAGAAGTACAAGAAGCCTCTACTATGAAGCGACAGTCTTTATCTTGCCGAAAGATCTTTAATCATTTTGGGATAAAGCAGCGTCCATGGCGTTCAAAATTAAGAAGCTTAGTGAAAGAATTATACCAAGCTAGTTAA